A stretch of the Pedobacter sp. MC2016-14 genome encodes the following:
- a CDS encoding FGGY-family carbohydrate kinase gives MAALPVIVIFDVGKTNKKIFLFDENYKIVFERSARFIETYDEDGDPCENLESLRLSIFDSLREVMKRKEFEIKAINFSTYGASFVYVDEYGKPLAPLYNYLKAYPEDLKKEFYAKYGGETAVSAATASPVLDSLNSGMQFYRIKKEKPEIFKNIKYALHLPQYLSYLVSGAEYSDLTSLGCHTQLWDFTKNDYHDWVKAEGLDKKLAPIVNGDEVFPSEFPGNQYKVGVGLHDSSAALIPYLTNFHEPFVLISTGTWCITLNPFNSSPLTPEELEQDCLSYMQYKGTPVKASRIFAGYEHEQQVKRIAAHFKQNPGRYKAMKYDAGIISSLLKDMENRNEPAPTASKESAFVNRDLSDFASDKIAYHQFMLDIARQQLASTSLVMTGNEVKRIFVDGGFSKNIIYMNLLALLFPDVEVFAASMAQATAIGTALAIHKCWNTKPMPNDIIELKYYASSVANASL, from the coding sequence ATGGCTGCGCTACCAGTTATAGTAATTTTTGATGTTGGCAAGACCAATAAAAAGATCTTTTTGTTTGATGAAAACTATAAGATTGTTTTTGAGCGTTCTGCCCGTTTCATAGAAACCTATGATGAGGATGGCGATCCATGTGAAAACCTGGAGAGTCTTCGTTTGTCTATTTTCGATTCTTTGCGTGAAGTGATGAAGCGCAAAGAATTTGAAATAAAGGCCATCAATTTCTCCACTTACGGGGCTAGCTTTGTCTATGTAGATGAATACGGTAAACCCCTGGCACCGCTGTATAATTATTTGAAAGCATATCCTGAAGATCTAAAAAAGGAGTTTTATGCCAAATATGGCGGTGAGACTGCAGTTTCTGCTGCAACAGCTTCTCCAGTATTAGACAGTTTAAATTCTGGAATGCAATTTTACAGGATTAAAAAGGAAAAGCCGGAAATTTTCAAAAACATTAAATATGCGCTGCATTTGCCACAATATTTAAGCTATCTGGTTTCAGGTGCAGAATACTCAGACCTAACTAGTTTAGGTTGCCATACACAGCTTTGGGATTTTACCAAAAATGATTACCATGATTGGGTAAAAGCTGAAGGTTTAGACAAGAAACTTGCACCAATAGTTAATGGTGATGAGGTTTTTCCTTCGGAGTTTCCGGGTAACCAATATAAGGTTGGCGTAGGCTTGCACGATAGTTCTGCTGCGTTGATCCCTTACCTGACCAATTTCCACGAGCCTTTTGTATTAATTTCAACAGGTACTTGGTGCATTACCTTAAACCCTTTTAATTCTTCTCCATTAACACCAGAAGAATTGGAGCAGGATTGCCTGAGTTACATGCAATATAAAGGTACGCCGGTTAAGGCCTCAAGGATCTTTGCCGGTTATGAGCATGAGCAACAGGTAAAACGTATTGCTGCGCATTTTAAGCAAAACCCAGGGCGATATAAAGCGATGAAATACGACGCCGGGATTATCTCATCCTTGCTGAAAGACATGGAAAACCGCAATGAGCCTGCTCCTACAGCAAGTAAGGAATCGGCTTTTGTGAACCGTGACCTTTCGGATTTTGCTTCAGATAAAATTGCTTACCATCAGTTTATGCTGGATATTGCAAGACAGCAGCTGGCATCTACCAGTTTGGTGATGACTGGAAATGAGGTTAAGCGGATTTTTGTAGATGGAGGTTTTAGTAAAAACATCATCTATATGAACCTTTTGGCGCTATTGTTTCCTGATGTAGAGGTATTTGCTGCTTCTATGGCACAGGCTACTGCAATTGGAACCGCATTGGCGATTCATAAGTGCTGGAATACCAAACCAATGCCAAATGATATTATTGAATTAAAGTATTATGCATCATCTGTAGCAAACGCAAGTTTGTAG
- a CDS encoding rhamnogalacturonan acetylesterase, whose protein sequence is MMYKRSLKFAALAVLVLLMSFSIPPKKIKIYLIGDSTMSVKDRKAYPETGWGMPFVNFFDQDVEVDNRAQNGRSTKSFLAENRWQPVVDSLKAGDYVFVQFGHNDESKAKVERYTTIDEFKANLLKYISETRSKKANPVLLTPVSRRQFNASGKVVETHAGYSEAVREVAKANNVPLIDLDQKSMELYQKFGNENSKLLFLQLEAGVHPNYPEGKIDNTHFNELGAREIAQVVLKEIRTLNLDLVNHIIKPVAKK, encoded by the coding sequence ATGATGTATAAACGATCGTTAAAATTTGCAGCGCTTGCTGTGCTTGTGTTGCTGATGTCTTTTAGTATTCCTCCCAAAAAGATTAAAATTTACCTGATTGGTGATTCCACAATGTCTGTTAAAGATAGAAAAGCTTATCCGGAGACTGGATGGGGAATGCCTTTTGTTAACTTTTTTGATCAGGATGTAGAAGTGGACAACCGGGCTCAGAATGGACGGAGTACTAAATCTTTCTTGGCAGAAAACAGGTGGCAGCCTGTAGTAGATAGTTTAAAAGCGGGAGATTATGTCTTTGTTCAGTTTGGCCATAATGATGAATCTAAAGCTAAAGTTGAGCGCTACACAACTATAGACGAATTTAAAGCAAACCTATTGAAATATATTTCAGAAACACGCTCAAAGAAAGCCAATCCGGTTTTGCTTACACCAGTGTCAAGAAGACAATTTAATGCTTCGGGAAAGGTTGTTGAAACCCATGCAGGTTACAGCGAGGCGGTTAGAGAAGTCGCAAAAGCAAATAACGTTCCCCTAATTGATCTGGATCAGAAAAGCATGGAATTGTATCAGAAATTTGGAAACGAAAATTCTAAACTGTTGTTTTTGCAGCTGGAAGCTGGTGTTCATCCAAATTATCCTGAAGGTAAAATAGACAATACGCATTTTAATGAACTTGGCGCAAGGGAAATTGCCCAGGTGGTGTTAAAAGAAATCAGGACATTAAACCTTGACCTTGTCAATCATATTATAAAACCAGTTGCTAAAAAATGA
- a CDS encoding pectinesterase family protein: MMRFLVFKLWVCILFFGVCVQAQTLTVAKDGSGDFKTVQEAIQAVPDFRKVTTTIFIKNGIYKEKLNLSASKRMVRLVGESVEKTILTYDDYAAKKNMFGEAKGTSGSSSFYIYGEDFSAENITFENSSGPVGQAVALWIAGDKAKFSNCRMLGFQDTLYTYGAGSRQYFNHCYIEGTVDFIFGSATAVFDGCEIFCKTQGYVTAASTPDTAKYGYVFLNCKITGTAPENSFHLGRPWRPFANTVFINCALGSMIKAEGWNNWGKESNEKTAYYAEYKNKGKGAKAAERVKWSHQLTDVEAQEYTLERIFRDWDYAKTH, translated from the coding sequence ATGATGAGGTTTTTAGTATTTAAGTTATGGGTCTGTATCTTGTTTTTTGGCGTTTGTGTACAGGCGCAAACTTTAACGGTTGCCAAGGATGGTAGTGGTGATTTTAAGACGGTTCAGGAGGCCATTCAGGCAGTTCCTGATTTTAGAAAAGTAACAACAACAATCTTCATCAAAAATGGAATCTATAAAGAGAAACTAAACCTTTCTGCTTCCAAGAGAATGGTACGGTTGGTTGGTGAGAGTGTAGAAAAAACCATCCTTACCTATGACGACTATGCAGCGAAGAAGAATATGTTTGGAGAAGCAAAGGGAACGTCGGGTTCTTCCAGTTTCTACATTTATGGCGAGGATTTTAGTGCGGAGAACATCACCTTTGAAAATTCTTCTGGTCCGGTTGGGCAGGCAGTAGCTTTGTGGATTGCCGGAGATAAGGCAAAGTTTAGCAACTGCCGTATGCTTGGTTTTCAGGATACGTTATATACCTATGGTGCGGGTAGCAGGCAATATTTTAACCATTGTTACATCGAAGGTACTGTCGATTTTATTTTTGGCTCCGCTACCGCTGTCTTTGATGGTTGCGAGATCTTCTGTAAAACGCAGGGTTATGTTACCGCGGCATCTACACCTGATACAGCTAAGTACGGCTATGTGTTTTTGAACTGCAAAATTACGGGTACTGCGCCTGAAAATAGTTTTCATCTGGGAAGACCATGGAGGCCTTTTGCCAATACTGTGTTTATCAATTGCGCGCTTGGAAGTATGATCAAAGCTGAGGGTTGGAACAACTGGGGCAAAGAAAGCAATGAAAAAACTGCTTATTATGCTGAATATAAAAATAAGGGAAAAGGTGCTAAAGCCGCAGAACGTGTAAAATGGTCGCATCAATTGACGGATGTAGAAGCACAGGAGTACACGCTTGAAAGGATATTCAGGGACTGGGATTACGCTAAAACTCATTGA